A single window of Falco rusticolus isolate bFalRus1 chromosome 6, bFalRus1.pri, whole genome shotgun sequence DNA harbors:
- the LOC119150267 gene encoding LOW QUALITY PROTEIN: interferon-induced very large GTPase 1-like (The sequence of the model RefSeq protein was modified relative to this genomic sequence to represent the inferred CDS: deleted 1 base in 1 codon) codes for MGSQEDILEADQKAHSAKIQLAEACEKEGLDDEYWVPKLSELLGVKSKEALKHMQYEDYLKLECAVRYPWETKALQKLLELTDNKTTSEDLQKERLEKIKQRQEAAKLVLQELKDMHNIRSHSRDAIRKKEEALWQAMEIPKEYWIPPEKSLLDVLESVQKQLEQQESSVGRGENVSDTEVLRRASGGLALQGIYRTSSLADVLAKRDQIISIPDGFKLTGPEQGMLFERKEFSSSAEEATFTKSMEQLGFSISVSAKAGFWGFNVEANVDYSRSSQLEDVHQSRSEQSYICTTKYQYIPLASCYLQKHQLRLSDAALWELQDIEHLLNITQEADRPDMLKSRCASFFSRFGSHVNQGPLHFGGIFWWKASTEGFRAEQREEMKRQASEALNSCIGASYSNFGVSAGVNVDISKSSLQASSQGRDGKSAYTAVQVYVANTGGPSETSSLPQWKFGLVTNNTTWCVIDRGFQLIPVWDIIQFNHSSDFKSVYQISSSLRATYEALTNCCVGTMFGEELISAVEEAKAFVDCVKTWAVTGDERKLLTLIDFKQNLNEKTKNHSVWINICLSDKALQEFLVNTVLFCKKSPPENTTYIKSLLKCLLDPHVYSVKDFPRSSFIMQWIFHTEHMVPETPHVAELEDLTKTLLQMKEYIQEVTYAPETSASAIHEAKIKATLTASLAVYSLLQFLQERAQKDIELLVILITTSTGYQVERGTFQYLLGYPEINFMINEMEMGHKEYLGLKEQDIYRAQAFLLLMGLTVTSEHKEVPPEQKNKRFIFMEDQMKNLWTTEIKTLLEKHSAFKDWEMLESDLLSFINGRLDDTHDDLKKHNIIKDMEDTFQRIQPSSESKSESDGSKSKANQVIANQEFLHLLKRLGLESYYPRKMGTEDFHIIYNTSLHDSQPSKDNELPFYFLQKLLTVDYRVRYLTYKDESNPGLTPVPKNTEQEHEPSDSFDDFFTDLEEEAPKSPTKENCVHPMDLQMAIFHCADDFMRQYISTKLAFCQFALPLLVPNPCTSQIEFPLWSLSQIKKSWKEAEKSGKEAKMNSYKNKLLYQAETPIVSFIRIGSSPSSSKSQILNALLSKQKHDVFFHRHCKGSTKDCLLMKGVVEISWYCPRGSGDDSFDCCVAFCNLHGDAREHKEQLQFLQEISAVNVVFVSESDQSDERGVKILRDLWQSQTPLVCLFTEKENVAASRSSQKIKIAIKNRNEAELMDELTKKIRDLLEGSNMLSSLDACLDKARKYRFLVDQDTDACVTAKEKAKELVKLLKQEKLSEIKSHLLPLQGKLWYMWCKKDKELTRLQEKRNKSIEHHRSQIETEKSAIRRKQLAKAFPLNQLMKSVLGFLQSQPADTKKYFLQWMKIFMDDLSSGHLDELKGKYHQLWSQILATKKSNEKNNLKPVLLRQLDDLSNEINDSSIGLEHILREVGQIYEALESMDSQDICFAKLPEIAADLMVSGYPVELMDGDASYVPLRWVSAIFDRLIEKLGDKRIFVLSVLGIQSTGKSTLLNAMFGLQFSVSAGRCTRGAFMQLIKVDKKLQQDLDFDYMLVVDTEGLRAIEMANKQSLNHDNELATFVIGIGNMTLINIFGENPSEMQDVLQIAVQAFLRMKQVNLSPSCLFVHQNVGEITAKEKNMEGQRRLQEKLDEMTVTAAQQEFCDASCFSDVIRFDVNTHIHYFAHLWEGNPPMAPPNPTYSQNVQELKSKILQAAKKESQGSILKLSSLKIRITDLWNALLNENFIFSFKNSVEIAAYKKLETAFSQWTWQLRSHILDLQMKLDNRVRNGDLQNITTEYLEKLVQETNDAIMKDMEKYFSEDRDSEILVQWKSSTELKLKELKESLLSETRKKCERLIELKKNQCKLDEKKSEYEDKFLKRSRQLALRLKGKKLTERELRDNFMSLWAGCVAEVSSAGPPPEQVDIDVEIEDVLLEHFKEPNLPTRIKTFPKHGVFSVDLEKHVAKKRNLLNYIWSTNFDDVALSTIQHITDTIIARVRENIDKKEKEKRDYSRSFIHEILNEVQKGMNSVPSNAKYSFNKDYRIDLSLYLCKTAAERFKTMHAMFRKANDPAIYLESKREDFFKCFQISCQGATSITIFAVFLCDKIAPALHQAVYERTALAIARDMKGKIRDFNGNRSSLEGCILRYLAEEENFEKFKDYLSCPQRFLESYIETRVKEYCLDKNRRLDKFLDDSLAHLYESIQSAVFVSTSFVKDRNDRNDKISLWLDAFCSELEEVLSLPRRELKNIEHQEITDIEFLKNAMTEALAPLKDSLKEEFASADMSTFERQPHKILAEQFEGCWVRCPFCGAVCTNTMPNHDGDHQLVFHRPQVLVGYRWHKTDNLVIDICSTSVASDCSFLIGEETWMPYKRYRDAGPPYSTWNISSDPSMQAYWKWFVCHFKTKLEKHYNGKFHGKGEIPDSWQKITKQEALAELEKF; via the exons ATGGGTTCACAGGAGGACATACTAGAGGCCGATCAAAAGGCACATTCTGCTAAAATACAGCTGGCAGAAGCATGTGAGAAAGAAGGACTGGATGATGAATACTGGGTCCCCAAACTGTCAGAGCTACTGGGAGTGAAGTCCAAAGAAGCCCTGAAACATATGCAATATGAAGACTACCTTAAGCTGGAGTGTGCAGTACGGTACCCCTGGGAAACAAAGGCTCTCCAAAAACTCCTGGAACTAACAGACAACAAAACAACTTCTGAGGACCTGCAGAAAGAGCGCTTGGAGAAGATAAAGCAGAGACAAGAAGCAGCCAAGCTagtcctgcaggagctgaaaGACATGCACAACATTCGCAGCCATAGCAGGGATGccataagaaagaaagaggaagctCTGTGGCAAGCCATGGAGATTCCCAAAGAGTACTGGATCCCACCAGAGAAGTCACTGCTGGATGTGCTGGAGAGCGTCcagaagcagctggagcagcaggagtCATCAGTGGGCAGGGGTGAGAACGTCTCTGACACAGAGGTCCTGAGGCGGGCGTCG GGGGGACTGGCCCTGCAGGGCATTTACAGaaccagcagcctggcagatGTGCTGGCAAAGCGAGACCAGATCATCAGCATTCCCGATGGATTCAAGCTCACCGGTCCAGAGCAAGGGATGCTGTTTGAGAGGAAGGAgttctcctcctctgcagaaGAAGCCACTTTCACCAAGTCCATGGAGCAGCTGGGGTTCAGCATCAGCGTTTCTGCCAAAGCCGGCTTCTGGGGGTTTAATGTTGAAGCTAATGTAGATTACAGCAGATCCTCGCAGCTGGAGGATGTTCACCAGTCCCGCTCTGAACAGAGCTACATTTGCACCACCAAGTACCAGTACATCCCTTTGGCCTCCTGCTACTTACAAAAGCATCAGCTTCGCCTCTCAGATGCAGCCCTGTGGGAGCTGCAAGACATTGAGCATCTTTTGAACATCACCCAGGAAGCAGACAGGCCTGACATGCTGAAGAGCAGGTGTGCGAGCTTCTTCAGCAGGTTTGGGTCCCACGTAAACCAGGGTCCCCTGCACTTTGGGGGGATATTCTGGTGGAAGGCATCTACGGAAGGATTCAGAGCTGAACAGCGGGAAGAGATGAAGCGACAAGCATCTGAAGCACTGAACAGCTGCATCGGGGCCAGCTATAGCAACTTTGGTGTCAGCGCAGGGGTGAACGTGGACATTTCAAAATCCAGCTTACAGGCTTCTTCTCagggaagagatggaaaaagtgCCTACACAGCAGTTCAGGTCTACGTGGCCAACACAGGGGGCCCATCAGAGACAAGTTCTCTTCCTCAGTGGAAATTTGGGCTTGTAACTAACAACACAACCTGGTGTGTTATTGACCGAGGCTTTCAGCTGATCCCAGTGTGGGATATAATCCAGTTTAATCACAGCAGTGACTTTAAGTCTGTCTATCAAATAAGCAGCAGCCTCAGGGCAACATACGAAGCCCTAACGAATTGCTGTGTTGGCACCATGTTTGGAGAGGAATTGATCAGTGCAGTGGAAGAGGCCAAAGCTTTTGTGGATTGTGTGAAGACCTGGGCGGTGACAGGTGATGAAAGGAAACTGCTCACACTGATAGATTTCAAACAGAATCTgaatgaaaaaaccaaaaaccataGTGTCTGGATCAACATATGCCTGTCAGACAAAGCACTGCAGGAGTTCCTGGTGAATACCGTTCTGTTTTGCAAGAAGTCACCTCCAGAAAATACCACCTATATCAAGTCTCTGTTGAAGTGCCTCCTGGATCCTCATGTCTATTCTGTCAAGGActtccccaggtcttccttcATTATGCAATGGATCTTCCATACTGAGCACATGGTTCCCGAAACTCCCCATGTTGCTGAGCTTGAAGATCTCACCAAGACACTCCTGCAAATGAAGGAGTACATCCAGGAAGTCACCTATGCACCAGAAACCTCTGCATCTGCCATtcatgaagcaaaaataaaagccaccTTGACTGCAAGCCTAGCTGTTTATTCTTTActccagtttctccaggaaagGGCACAGAAAGACATAGAACTCTTGGTGATCTTAATTACAACCAGCACAGGATACCAGGTGGAAAGGGGCACTTTTCAGTACCTCCTTGGATATCCAGAAATTAACTTCATGataaatgaaatggaaatgggaCATAAGGAGTATCTGGGTCTGAAGGAGCAAGACATTTACAGAGCTCAGGCATTCCTGCTGCTGATGGGTCTAACTGTAACTTCTGAACATAAAGAGGTGCCCCCTGAGCAGAAGAATAAACGTTTCATTTTCATGGAAGATCAAATGAAAAACCTATGGACAACAGAGATAAAAACTCTTCTTGAAAAGCACAGTGCATTCAAAGACTGGGAGATGCTGGAAAGTGACTTGCTTTCCTTCATCAATGGGCGCTTGGATGACACACATGATGATCTGAAGAAACACAATATAATCAAAGACATGGAAGACACTTTTCAAAGAATACAGCCTTCCAGTGAGTCCAAATCCGAATCAGATGGCAGCAAATCCAAAGCAAATCAAGTCATTGCAAATCAAGAGTTCCTCCACTTACTTAAGCGCCTTGGACTAGAAAGTTACTATCCAAGAAAAATGGGGACGGAAGATTTCCACATCATATACAACACATCTTTACATGACAGCCAGCCTAGCAAGGACAATGAACTACCATTTTACTTCTTGCAAAAACTGTTAACTGTGGATTATCGGGTGAGGTACCTGACTTACAAGGATGAGAGCAACCCAGGACTCACACCTGTGCCAAAGAACACAGAGCAAGAGCATGAACCCTCAGATTCCTTTGATGACTTTTTCACTGATTTGGAGGAAGAAGCCCCTAAATCTCCAACCAAGGAAAATTGTGTGCACCCTATGGACCTCCAGATGGCAATATTTCATTGTGCTGATGATTTCATGAGACAGTACATTTCAACAAAACTGGCTTTCTGCCAGTTTGCACTACCTCTCCTGGTACCCAACCCATGCACTTCACAGATAGAGTTCCCCCTCTGGTCCCtcagccaaataaaaaaaagctggaaagaggCTGAGAAGTCAGGAAAGGAGGCCAAAATGAACAGTTACAAAAACAAACTGTTGTATCAGGCAGAAACACCCATTGTGTCCTTCATACGGATTGGcagctctccctcctcttccaagTCTCAGATCCTGAATGCTCTGCTGAGCAAACAGAAGCATGACGTCTTTTTCCACCGACATTGCAAAGGCAGCACCAAAGACTGTTTGCTGATGAAAGGTGTTGTGGAGATCTCCTGGTACTGTCCCCGGGGCAGTGGTGATGACAGCTTTGACTGCTGTGTGGCTTTCTGTAACCTGCATGGAGATGCAAGGGAACACAAAGAACAGCTGCAGTTTTTACAGGAGATATCTGCTGTGAATGTGGTTTTTGTATCTGAGTCTGATCAGAGCGATGAGAGAGGGGTGAAGATTTTACGTGATCTGTGGCAGTCACAAACGCCTTTGGTTTgtcttttcactgaaaaagagAACGTTGCAGCTAGCCGATCtagccaaaaaataaaaatagctatcaagaacagaaatgaagcagaattaATGGAtgagctgacaaaaaaaatcagggatCTCCTGGAAGGGTCTAACATGCTTTCCAGCCTTGATGCCTGCCTGGACAAAGCTCGCAAGTACAGATTCTTAGTCGACCAAGATACAGATGCGTGTGTGACAGCCAAAGAAAAGGCGAAGGAGCTGGTGAAGCTTCTGAAGCAAGAGAAGTTGTCTGAGATCAAATCCCATCTTCTGCCTCTTCAAGGAAAGCTGTGGTACATGTGGTGCAAAAAGGACAAAGAACTCACTCGGttgcaggaaaagagaaacaagagcATAGAGCATCATCGGAGCCAAATTGAAACAGAGAAGTCAGCAATAAGAAGAAAGCAACTAGCAAAAGCTTTCCCCCTCAATCAGCTGATGAAATCAGTCCTTGGCTTTCTCCAGTCACAGCCAGCAGATACCAAGAAATACTTCCTGCAGTGGATGAAGATCTTTATGGATGACCTGTCCTCTGGTCACCTTGATGAACTGAAGGGAAAGTATCACCAATTATGGTCTCAAATCCTGgcaacaaagaaaagcaatgagaaaaacaaTCTGAAACCTGTGTTGCTGCGCCAGTTAGATGACCTCTCCAATGAAATCAACGATTCGTCCATTGGCCTTGAGCATATTTTGAGAGAGGTAGGGCAGATTTATGAAGCTCTGGAATCAATGGACTCACAGGATATATGTTTTGCCAAACTACCTGAAATTGCAGCTGATCTGATGGTTTCAGGATATCCTGTAGAGCTGATGGATGGTGATGCTTCTTACGTACCATTACGATGGGTCAGCGCAATCTTTGACAGATTAATTGAGAAGCTAGGGGACAAACGAATATTTGTTCTCTCAGTGCTTGGCATCCAGAGCACAGGGAAGTCAACCCTGTTGAATGCCATGTTTGGTCTTCAGTTTAGTGTCAGTGCAGGGAGATGCACTCGGGGAGCATTTATGCAGCTAATTAAAGTGGACAAGAAGCTGCAACAAGATTTGGACTTTGATTACATGCTAGTTGTTGACACAGAGGGACTTCGTGCCATAGAGATGGCAAATAAACAGTCCCTTAATCATGACAACGAGCTGGCCACCTTTGTCATTGGCATTGGCAACATGACTCTGATCAATATCTTTGGAGAAAATCCTTCAGAAATGCAAGATGTCCTTCAGATTGCTGTGCAGGCTTTTCTGAGGATGAAGCAAGTAAATCTTTCCCCAAGCTGTCTGTTTGTACACCAAAATGTGGGAGAAATAACTGCCAAGGAAAAGAACATGGAAGGACAAAGACGTCTGCAGGAAAAGCTGGATGAAATGACTGTGacagctgcccagcaggaaTTCTGTGATGCCTCCTGCTTCAGTGATGTCATCCGCTTTGATGTGAACACCCACATTCATTACTTTGCTCATCTGTGGGAAGGAAACCCCCCCATGGCACCACCCAACCCCACCTACAGCCAAAACGTCCAGGAATTAAAGAGCAAAATTCTCCAAGCTGCCAAGAAGGAGTCACAGGGCAGCATTTTGAAGCTTTCGAGCTTGAAAATTCGTATTACTGACCTCTGGAATGCTTTGCTgaatgaaaacttcattttcagcttcaaGAATTCAGTGGAGATTGCTGCCTACAAGAAACTGGAAACCGCATTTAGTCAGTGGACCTGGCAGCTGAGGAGTCACATCTTAGACCTGCAAATGAAACTGGACAATAGAGTTCGGAATGGGGACTTGCAGAATATCACCACAGAATACCTTGAAAAACTAGTGCAAGAGACAAACGATGCCATCATGAAAGACatggaaaagtatttcagtgaaGACAGAGATTCTGAGATACTGGTCcagtggaaaagcagcacagaactgAAGCTGAAAGAACTAAAAGAATCTCTTCTTTCTGAAACTAGGAAGAAGTGTGAGCGTCTTATTGAACTAAAGAAGAACCAGTGTAAACTGGATGAAAAGAAGTCAGAATATGAAGACAAGTTTCTGAAAAGGAGTAGACAGTTGGCTCTGCGTCTAAAAGGCAAGAAACTAACCGAAAGAGAACTGAGAGACAACTTTATGTCTCTCTGGGCAGGCTGTGTTGCTGAAGTCTCCTCTGCTGGTCCCCCTCCAGAACAGGTTGATATCGATGTGGAAATAGAAGATGTCCTTCTAGAACACTTTAAGGAGCCAAACTTACCCACACGAATCAAGACATTTCCCAAACATGGAGTATTTTCTGTTGACTTGGAGAAACATGTtgctaagaaaagaaatttactGAATTACATCTGGAGTACAAATTTTGATGATGTTGCTCTGAGCACCATACAACACATTACAGATACCATCATAGCACGTGTGAGGGAAAACATtgacaagaaggaaaaggagaaaagggattACAGTCGAAGTTTTATTCATGAAATACTAAATGAAGTACAGAAAGGTATGAATTCTGTCCCTAGCAATGCAAAATATAGTTTTAATAAGGATTACAGGATAGATTTATCACTGTATCTgtgtaaaacagcagcagaaagatttaaaaCCATGCATGCAatgttcagaaaagcaaatgatcCAGCCATCTACCTGGAGAGCAAGAGAGaagatttctttaaatgtttccaGATTTCCTGCCAAGGAGCCACTTCTATCACaatatttgctgttttcctgtgtgACAAGATTGCCCCAGCTCTTCACCAGGCAGTCTATGAGAGGACAGCTCTTGCCATAGCTCGGGACATGAAGGGTAAAATCCGAGATTTCAATGGCAATAGATCCTCTCTGGAAGGCTGCATACTGAGGTACctggcagaagaagaaaattttgagAAGTTCAAGGATTACCTTAGTTGCCCACAAAGATTTTTAGAGAGTTACATTGAGACACGTGTTAAGGAGTACTGTTTAGATAAGAACAGGAGGCTGGATAAGTTTTTAGATGACTCTCTTGCTCACCTCTATGAAAGCATCCAGTCAGCTGTTTTTGTATCAACCAGCTTTGTCAAAGACAGAAACGACAGAAATGACAAAATCTCTCTTTGGCTGGATGCATTTTGCAGTGAACTTGAAGAGGTGCTAAGCTTGCCCAGAAGGGAACTGAAGAACATTGAACATCAGGAGATAACAGACATAGAGTTCCTGAAAAATGCCATGACAGAAGCACTGGCTCCCCTGAAGGATAGTCTCAAGGAAGAGTTTGCTAGTGCTGATATGAGCACATTTGAAAGGCAGCCTCACAAAATCCTGGCTGAACAGTTTGAAGGGTGCTGGGTGAGGTGTCCCTTTTGTGGGGCTGTTTGCACAAACACCATGCCGAATCATGATGGAGACCATCAGCTTGTCTTCCATCGTCCACAAGTTTTGGTGGGATACAGGTGGCATAAAACAGACAATCTGGTCATTGATATTTGTTCTACTAGTGTTGCAAGTGACTGTTCATTCTTGATTGGTGAAGAGACCTGGATGCCCTACAAAAGATACCGAGATGCTGGACCTCCTTATTCCACTTGGAACATTTCTTCTGATCCATCCATGCAAGCATACTGGAAATGGTTTGTGTGTCATTTCAAGACAAAACTAGAAAAGCATTACAATGGGAAATTTCATGGCAAAGGAGAAATCCCTGATTCGTGGCAGAAAATTACAAAGCAGGAAGCACTTGCTGAACTGGAGAAGTTTTAG